TCGACCTTGACCGCCGCGTCCGAGGCAACGGCGATCAGCCGGTCGTCCTCGTCGCCGGTGTTCTCGATCACCATGAAGGCGGCACCGGTCTTGGCGCCGGCCATGGCGCTGCGGGCATAGGCATCCTGCACCGCGATCTCGGCAAAGGCAGGGGTGGCGAGCGCCAGCGCAGAGGCGCCGGCGAGAATCAGGGATTTCATTGTCGGAATGTCCTTATGTCTGTCTGAATGTCGCTTACCAGTTCAGACAGCGGCGGGCGGATCGCGCGCCTGCGGCAGCGGCACGCGCATCCCCTGCCCGCGCCGCGCGGCGAATTCCGGCGCCACGCGCAGCCAGAGCGGCAGAGCCTGCGGCGGGGTCCAGCCCCCGCCCGCCGCCGCGAACAGCGTCAAAAGCCCGTCCGGGCAGACATGGCTGTGACCGACCGGATTGCCCTCGGCATCCACCATCACCGTGACCAACCCCAGCCCGGAGCAGATCACGATCTCGCCCGCCGGCGCCGGCTGAGCCCGCGCCACGGCCATCTGGTAGCCTGTCAGCGCAAGCACCAGGGCGAGAAAAAAAGCAGCCAGTGGATATCTTTTCCGGAGCATCGGCCAAGAATTAGGCAAAGCGTCCCGGATTGTCACGCGACAAAAGGAAACAGCCCCGGCGCTGCGGAGCGCCGGGGCTGTGGATAAGCCTGTGGAGGCCGAATCAGGCCTGAGCGGCCTGCGCCTTGGCGATCTCTTTCTTCACCTTCAGCGCGTTGGCGCTGAGCTCGGTGTCCTTGGCTTTCGCCAGGAACTTGTCGAGCCCGCCGCGATGATCGACCGAACGCAGCGCGGAGGCCGAGATCCGTAGCTTGACGCCACGGCCCAGGGTTTCCGACTGAAGCGTCACATCGTTCAGGTTCGGCAGAAAGCGCCGCTTGGTCTTGTTGTTGGCGTGGCTTACGTTGTGACCCGTCATCGGGCCTTTGCCGGTCAGTTCGCATACGCGCGACATGGGTCCATCCTCATCGTCTCGGGGCGAAAATCCGGCTCTGGCAGTCTGTGCCGTTCCTTCGCCAATATGAAAGGGCGCCACAGCGGCGCCCGGAAATCTGGTCGGGCTTCTCTAGCCCCAAGCCCCCGGCGCGTCAAGCCCTTCTCCGGCAGGCTTTCACCCCTTGTTCACAACCGGCACCGCCGCCGCGCCGAGCGCGGTGAACCGCGCCGCGAGCGCCGGCCTGCCGTGCCGCTCGGCAACCCGGCGCATATGGTCGAAATAGCTCGGCGACAGGCGCCGCGCGGCCCGGTGCCCGGCGATCAGCCGCGCCGCATCGACCCCGCCATGCACCAGCTCCGCCTGCATCTGCGGAAAGAACCCGCCCTGCCGCAGCACCCGCGTCGGCGGGTGCCCGCCCCCGGCCAGCCGGCAGATGCGCAGGCGCGGAAAGATCACCTGGGCCATCAGCGCGTGCCGCAGGTCGTTGGCCACGAAGGGATCGCAGAGCACCGCCCCGCGCAGCGCCGGGCTGCCATGCCGCGCCAGATCGCCGAGTGCGGCGTCGAATCCCTCCGCCTCGCGCCGATAGCGCCGGTCGAAGGGCACTAGCTCCGGCGCGATGGAGATCTGCGGCGAGATCGCGATCACCTGCGCGATGTTCAGCGCCGCCGAAAACCGAAAGGCGCCGTAGCCGCCCATGGAAAACCCCATCGACACGACGCGCCGGAATCGCTGCGCCAGCTCGCGCAGCACCGCCTCCAGCGCCTGTGTCTCGTCATTGACGAACCAGTCGTTCCAACGGCTCTGGATATGCAGATGCGCATAGCCGCGCGCGGTAAAGGCGCGCACCGGGCGCACGGTGTCGAAATCGCCGGGCTCGCCGATGCGCTGGCGAAAACTCACGAAAAGCCGCTTGTTGCCGCCCTTGAAGAGATCGGCCCGCAGCAGCGCGCCGTCGAAGACGCGCTCGCTCTTCATGCGCCGGGGGTCTCTCCCAGATAGGTCTCGAGCAATTCATCGGCAGCGGCGGCGGCGCTGATCCCGCCCTCTTCCACCTGATGCGCCAGCGCCGTCATGGCGCCCTTCACGGGTTCGCGCCGCAGCCGCGCCAGCAGCCCCTCGCGCACCTCGGATTCGAACCAGAACCGCGCCTGCCCGGCCCGGCGCGCGGCGAAATGCCCGGTCTCGCGGCGCCACTCGGTCAGCGCCTGCATCTCGTCCCAGGCCTTCTGCAAGCCCTCCTCCTCCAGCGCCGAGACGGTCAGCGCCTTGGGAAAGCCCTGCGGATCCTGCGGTCGCTTGCGCAAGAGCCGCAGCGCGCCCGCGTAGTCGGCGCAGGTGCGCGTGGCGGTGGCCTTGAGATCGCCATCGGCCTTGTTGATCAGGATGATATCGGCGGTCTCCATGATGCCGCGCTTCACCCCCTGCAACTCGTCGCCGCCCGCCGGCGCCAGCAGCAGCAGGAAGAGATCCGACATCTCCGCCACCACGGTTTCCGACTGGCCCACACCAACGGTCTCGATGAGAATCACGTCGAATCCGGCGGCCTCGCAAAGCCCGATCGCCTCACGGGTCCGCCGCGCCACGCCCCCCAGTTGCGATTGCGCCGGCGAGGGCCGGATAAAGGCATTGGGATCGCGGCTCAGCCGCTCCATCCGGGTCTTGTCGCCAAGGATCGAGCCGCCCGAACGCGCCGAGGACGGGTCCACCGCCAGCACCGCCACTTTCAGCCCCTGCGCCGTCAGCATCATGCCGAAGGCCTCGATAAAGGTGGATTTCCCCACCCCCGGCGTGCCCGAAAGCCCGATACGCAGCGCCTCGCGCCCGGCGCCGCGCAGCTTTTCCAGCAGCTCCCGTGCCGCCGCCCGGTGATCGGCCCGCCCGCTTTCCACCAGCGTGATCGCCCGCGCCAGCGCGCGCCGCTCGCCTTTCAGAATGCGTTCCGCCAGATCGCCGATATCCATGCCGTCCACCTCGTCAATTCCGCCTCCGAAATGACCCGCCCCGCGCCGCGATGTCCACCCCCTGCCGGCGCCTGTGCGTCTTCTCTTTCACAAATACGCAAAATGCTCCCGGCAGCCAAAGGCACCGCCGCGATGGACCCCGCCCGCCACATGCGCCATAAGCCGCGCCATGGACCGCCTGCCCATCGACGCCGCCCTGCCCGAGCTGATATCCGCCCTGCGCGATGCCGGCCGCGCCGTGCTGCAAGCCCCGCCCGGCGCCGGCAAGACCACCCGCGTGCCGCTCGCCATGCTGGAGGCCGGCCTCACGCCACAAAAGATCGTCATGCTGGAGCCGCGCCGCCTCGCCGCCCGCGCCGCCGCCGCGCGCATGGCCGAGACGCTCGGCGAGGCCCCGGGGCAAACCGTCGGCTACCGCATCCGCGGCGAGGCCAAGGTCTCGAAAACCACCCGCATCGAGGTGGTGACCGAGGGCATCCTCACCCGCATGATCCAGTCCGACCCGGAGCTTTCCGGCATCGGCGCGGTGATCTTCGACGAGTTCCACGAACGCTCGCTCAATGCCGATCTCGGCCTCGCGCTTTGCCTGGAGATCGCCGGCGCCCTGCGCGACGACCTGCTCCTGCTGGCGATGTCGGCGACGCTCGACGCCCAGCCGGTGGCCGATCTCATGGCCGCCCCCATCGTCACCTCCGAGGGCCGCGCCTTTCCGGTCGAGACCCGCTGGCTCGACGCGCCCCTGCCCAAGCGCCAGCGCTTCGAAGACGCCATGGCCGATCTCATCGCCCGGGCCGCGTCCGAGACCGAGGGCGGCATTCTCGCCTTCCTGCCCGGCGAGGGCGAGATCCGCCGCACCCAGGCGCTGCTGGCCAAGCGCCTGCCGAAAGACATCCAGATCCGTCCGCTCTTCGGCGCCATGGAGTTCGCCGCCCAGCGCGCCGCGATCCGCCCCGAGACGCAGGGCCGCAAGCTGGTGCTGGCCACCGCCATCGCCGAAACCTCGCTCACCATCGAGGATATCCGCGTGGTGGTGGACGGTGGCCGCGCCCGCCGCGCCCGCTTCGATCCGGGCTCCGGCATGGCGCGGCTGGTGACCGAGCGCGTGACCCGCGCCGAAGCCACCCAGCGCGCGGGCCGCGCCGGGCGTGTCGCGGAGGGCACCGCCTACCGGCTCTGGACCAGGGGCGAAGAGGGCGCGCAGCGCGCCTACCCGCCCGCCGAGATCGAAAGCGCCGATCTCGCCGCACTGGCACTGGAGCTGGCGCTCTGGGGGGCGGCGCCCGGGGATCTGCCCTTTCTCACCCCGCCCAATCCCGGCGCCTATGCGGAGGCGCAGGCGCTCTTGCGGATGCTCGGCGCGCTCGATGCCGAGGCGCGCATCACCGCCCATGGCAAGGTGCTGGCCTCCCTGCCGCTGCATCCGCGCCTCGCCCATATGCTCGCGCTGGCAGGTCCCGCCGCCGCGCCGCTGGCGGCGCTGCTCTCGGATCGCGACCCGCTCACCGGCGCGCCCTCCGACCTCACCCTGCGGCTCGAAGCGCTCACCGATCTGCGCCGCTTCACCGAGACCCGCCCGCATGGCGTCAATCGCGGCGCGCTGGAGCGCATCAAGTCCGAAGCCCGGCGGCTGAGCGCGCGGGCGAAGAGCCTCCGCAAGGAGGCAATGAGCCCCGCCGCCATGGCCGCGCTGGCCTATCCCGACCGCATCGGCCTGCGCCGCAAGGGCGATGCCCCGCGCTACCAGCTCTCCGGCGGCAAGGGGGCTGTGATGGACGAGGCCGATCCGCTGGCCTCCGCACGGCTCATCGTGGTCACCGATACCGACGGCAACCCGCGCGAGGCCCGCATCCGCCAGGCGATCCGGATCACCGACTCCGAACTGCGCGACCTCTTCGCCGATCAGATCCGCTGGGAGGACAGCTGCGCCTGGTCGAAACGCGAGCGCCGCGTCATCGCGCGGCGGCAGGAACGCCTCGGCGCCATCGCGCTCGACGACCGCATCTGGAAAGACGCGCCGCCCGACGCCATCGCCCGCGCCATGCTCGACGGGGTGCGCGATCTCGGTCTCACGCTCTCCGACGCCGCCCGCCGCTTCTCTGCCCGCGTCGCCATCGCCCGCGACGGCGGGCTCGACCTGCCCGACATGTCCGACCCCGCGCTTCTGGACACGATAGAGGAGTGGCTGCTGCCCTATCTCACCGGGGTCAAGACCGCCGAGGACTGGAAACGGTTCGACCTTCTGCCCGCCCTGCGCGCCCGGCTCGACTGGGGCCAGATGCAGGCGCTGGATACGGCGGTGCCCGGCAAGTTCACCACCCCGCTCGGGCGCGACATCCCCATCGACTATTCCGGCGAGCACCCGGAAATCTCGCTGCGCCTGCAAGAGATGTTCGGCCAGCGCAGCCACCCGACGGTCGGCAACACGCCGCTGCGTGTCACCCTGCTCTCCCCGGCCCGGCGCCCGGTGCAGACCACCATGGATCTGCCCGGCTTCTGGGACGGCTCCTATGCGGATGTGCGCAAGGACATGAAGGCGCAATACCCCAAACACCCCTGGCCCGAGGACCCGCGCGAGGCCGACCCCACCCTGCGCGCCAAACCGCGCGGGCGGTGAGCGGCGCGCGAGCAGGCATAGCGCCGCGCGGCACCACGGTTTTTTGTGAGTATTTTTAGAAAGATGAAGACCCGGGTCAGTCCCACCACGGGCCGTGCGGCGCGTCTTTTCCGTCGACCCGGTCGAAGCCGTGATGGCCGAAGAAATCGCGTTGCGCCTGGATCAGCGCCGCCGTGCCGCGCGGCTGGCGCATCGTGTCCCAGAAGCTCAGCGCCGAGCCCAGCACCGGCAGCGGGAATCCGGCCCCGATGGCCTGCGCCACGAGGCGGCGCAGCGCCGGGATGCCGCGCGCGAAGGTCCCGGCAAAGCCCGGCGCGAGGATCAGCTGCCCCTCCGGCGCACCGTCACGGAACGCCGCCGCGATATCGTCGAGCAGTTTCGCGCGAATGATGCAGCCCGCCCGCCAGATCTCGGCGATCCGCGCGAAATCGAGCTGCCAGCCATATTCCTCCGAGGCCGCGTCGAGAATCCGGAAGCCCTGCGCATATTCCAGCACCCGCGCCGCCAGCAGCGCCGCCTCCAGATCGTCCGGCACGATCTCCAGCGCGCCGCGTTCGCTTCCGAACGCCTCCCCGGCCCGTTCGCGCAGCGGCTTTTCCGCCGACCAGGCGCGCGCGGCCACCGCGCCCTCGATCATCGTCGCCGACTGGCCGAGCCGCACCGCCTCGATGGCGGTCCAGCGGCCCGTGCCCTTCTGGCCGGCGCGGTCGAGAATGGCATCCACCATCGGCCCGGCCGCCAGCGGATCGTCATGGCGTAACACCTCGGCGGTGATCTCGTAGAGATAGCTGCCGAGCGGCCCCGCGTTCCAGGCCGCGAAGCGCTCCGCCACCTCGTCCACCGACAGCCCCGCGCCAAAGCGCAGCAGGTCGTAGGTTTCGGCGATCATCTGCATATCGGCATATTCGATGCCGTTATGCACCGTCTTGACGAAATGCCCGGCCCCGTCCGGCCCCATGCGGTCGACGCAGGGCGCGCCCTCGAACCGCGCGGCGATGGCGGTCAGGATCGGTTTCAGCCCCGTCCAGCTCTCTTCCGAGCCGCCGAACATCATCGACGGCCCGTGCCGCGCCCCGTCCTCGCCGCCGGACACGCCCATGCCGACGAAATGCAGCCCCGCCGCCGCCATCCGCTCCGTGCGCCGGATGGTATCGTGAAAATCCGCATTGCCCGCGTCGATCACCGTATCGCCGGGATCGAGCAGCGGGATCACCTCGTCCAGCATGTCGTCGATGGGCCTCGTCGACGGGATCATCGCCAGCAGCAGCCGGGGCCGCGGCAGCGCCGCGATCAGCGCCGGCAGATCGGGCGCGGAGGTGACATCGCCGGCAAATGGCGCGGCGCGGGTGGCAAAGGCGTCGATCAGATCGTCGGTCCGGTTCGAAACCGCAATGGCGATGCCCTGCTCGGCCATGTTGAGCGCCAGCGCCGAGCCCATCGTGCCCAGCCCGTAAATTCCGATCTTCGGCTCCGCCATCTCTGCCTCCTTGCGCGTGACAGCGCTAACCTAGCTATCCCGCCGCTGCCGGCAATACGCATTCGCGCACAGCCGCCCTTCGCGCGCGCCCTCAAGGAAAAGGCGCGGAGACATCCGCCCCCGCGCCCTCTGCGTCTTATGTGTCTTCTCTTTGGCAAATACGCCGCGGCGACCGTGCCACGGGCGGCGCCTGCGCATCGGGGCGGCTCAGCCGCCCACGCACCAGCGCATGATTGCCTTTTGCGCGTGCAGCCGGTTCTCGGCCTCGTCCCAGATCACCGATTGCGGCCCGTCCATCACCTCCGAGGTCACTTCTTCCCCGCGATGCGCCGGCAGGCAATGCATGAAGAGCGCGTCCTTGCCCGCCGCCTCCATCAGCTTTTCGTTCACCTGATAGGGCCGCAGCATATTGTGGCGCCGCTCGCGCGCGCTCTGCGCATCATGCATCGAGACCCAGGTGTCGGCGACCACCAGGTCGGCGCCCTCGACGGCCTTGAACGGGTCGCGCTCGATGGTCACGGTGCTGCCCGCGTTGCGCGCCAGCCCGACGAATTCCATCTCCGGATCGAGCTGCACCGGGCCGGTGAAGGTGAGGTCGAAGCCGAACTGTCCCGCCGCGTGCAGGAAGGAGGCACAGACATTGTTGCCGTCGCCGCACCACACCACCTTCTTGCCGGCGATGGGGCCGCGATGCTCCTCGAAGGTCATCACATCGGCCATGATCTGGCAGGGATGCGTGCGGTCGGTCAGCCCGTTGATCACCGGCACCGTGGCGTATTCGGCCATCTCAATCAGCACAGATTCATCGAAGGTCCGGATCATGATCATGTCGACAAAGCGCGACATCACCCGTGCGGTATCCGCGATGGTCTCGCCATGGCCGAGCTGCATGTCGCTGCCCGAGAGCACCATGGTCTGCCCGCCCATCTGGCGCACACCCACGTCGAAGGAGGTGCGCGTCCGGGTCGAGGGCTTCTCGAAGATCAGCGCGACCATATGGTCCTTGAGCGGCAGATCGTCGTCTTTGGCGGCCTTGGGGCGACCGTTGCGGGCGGTCTTGATCGCCCTGGCGCTGTCGATGATCTCCCGCAGGGCG
The window above is part of the Salipiger abyssi genome. Proteins encoded here:
- the argF gene encoding ornithine carbamoyltransferase — its product is MNHFLDIHKTDKTALREIIDSARAIKTARNGRPKAAKDDDLPLKDHMVALIFEKPSTRTRTSFDVGVRQMGGQTMVLSGSDMQLGHGETIADTARVMSRFVDMIMIRTFDESVLIEMAEYATVPVINGLTDRTHPCQIMADVMTFEEHRGPIAGKKVVWCGDGNNVCASFLHAAGQFGFDLTFTGPVQLDPEMEFVGLARNAGSTVTIERDPFKAVEGADLVVADTWVSMHDAQSARERRHNMLRPYQVNEKLMEAAGKDALFMHCLPAHRGEEVTSEVMDGPQSVIWDEAENRLHAQKAIMRWCVGG
- the hrpB gene encoding ATP-dependent helicase HrpB, producing the protein MDRLPIDAALPELISALRDAGRAVLQAPPGAGKTTRVPLAMLEAGLTPQKIVMLEPRRLAARAAAARMAETLGEAPGQTVGYRIRGEAKVSKTTRIEVVTEGILTRMIQSDPELSGIGAVIFDEFHERSLNADLGLALCLEIAGALRDDLLLLAMSATLDAQPVADLMAAPIVTSEGRAFPVETRWLDAPLPKRQRFEDAMADLIARAASETEGGILAFLPGEGEIRRTQALLAKRLPKDIQIRPLFGAMEFAAQRAAIRPETQGRKLVLATAIAETSLTIEDIRVVVDGGRARRARFDPGSGMARLVTERVTRAEATQRAGRAGRVAEGTAYRLWTRGEEGAQRAYPPAEIESADLAALALELALWGAAPGDLPFLTPPNPGAYAEAQALLRMLGALDAEARITAHGKVLASLPLHPRLAHMLALAGPAAAPLAALLSDRDPLTGAPSDLTLRLEALTDLRRFTETRPHGVNRGALERIKSEARRLSARAKSLRKEAMSPAAMAALAYPDRIGLRRKGDAPRYQLSGGKGAVMDEADPLASARLIVVTDTDGNPREARIRQAIRITDSELRDLFADQIRWEDSCAWSKRERRVIARRQERLGAIALDDRIWKDAPPDAIARAMLDGVRDLGLTLSDAARRFSARVAIARDGGLDLPDMSDPALLDTIEEWLLPYLTGVKTAEDWKRFDLLPALRARLDWGQMQALDTAVPGKFTTPLGRDIPIDYSGEHPEISLRLQEMFGQRSHPTVGNTPLRVTLLSPARRPVQTTMDLPGFWDGSYADVRKDMKAQYPKHPWPEDPREADPTLRAKPRGR
- a CDS encoding alpha/beta hydrolase, coding for MKSERVFDGALLRADLFKGGNKRLFVSFRQRIGEPGDFDTVRPVRAFTARGYAHLHIQSRWNDWFVNDETQALEAVLRELAQRFRRVVSMGFSMGGYGAFRFSAALNIAQVIAISPQISIAPELVPFDRRYRREAEGFDAALGDLARHGSPALRGAVLCDPFVANDLRHALMAQVIFPRLRICRLAGGGHPPTRVLRQGGFFPQMQAELVHGGVDAARLIAGHRAARRLSPSYFDHMRRVAERHGRPALAARFTALGAAAVPVVNKG
- the rpmB gene encoding 50S ribosomal protein L28, producing the protein MSRVCELTGKGPMTGHNVSHANNKTKRRFLPNLNDVTLQSETLGRGVKLRISASALRSVDHRGGLDKFLAKAKDTELSANALKVKKEIAKAQAAQA
- the meaB gene encoding methylmalonyl Co-A mutase-associated GTPase MeaB; its protein translation is MDIGDLAERILKGERRALARAITLVESGRADHRAAARELLEKLRGAGREALRIGLSGTPGVGKSTFIEAFGMMLTAQGLKVAVLAVDPSSARSGGSILGDKTRMERLSRDPNAFIRPSPAQSQLGGVARRTREAIGLCEAAGFDVILIETVGVGQSETVVAEMSDLFLLLLAPAGGDELQGVKRGIMETADIILINKADGDLKATATRTCADYAGALRLLRKRPQDPQGFPKALTVSALEEEGLQKAWDEMQALTEWRRETGHFAARRAGQARFWFESEVREGLLARLRREPVKGAMTALAHQVEEGGISAAAAADELLETYLGETPGA
- the gndA gene encoding NADP-dependent phosphogluconate dehydrogenase translates to MAEPKIGIYGLGTMGSALALNMAEQGIAIAVSNRTDDLIDAFATRAAPFAGDVTSAPDLPALIAALPRPRLLLAMIPSTRPIDDMLDEVIPLLDPGDTVIDAGNADFHDTIRRTERMAAAGLHFVGMGVSGGEDGARHGPSMMFGGSEESWTGLKPILTAIAARFEGAPCVDRMGPDGAGHFVKTVHNGIEYADMQMIAETYDLLRFGAGLSVDEVAERFAAWNAGPLGSYLYEITAEVLRHDDPLAAGPMVDAILDRAGQKGTGRWTAIEAVRLGQSATMIEGAVAARAWSAEKPLRERAGEAFGSERGALEIVPDDLEAALLAARVLEYAQGFRILDAASEEYGWQLDFARIAEIWRAGCIIRAKLLDDIAAAFRDGAPEGQLILAPGFAGTFARGIPALRRLVAQAIGAGFPLPVLGSALSFWDTMRQPRGTAALIQAQRDFFGHHGFDRVDGKDAPHGPWWD